A window of Streptomyces gilvosporeus contains these coding sequences:
- a CDS encoding energy-coupling factor ABC transporter permease — MHVPDGFINAPVSAATGAVAAAAIAVSLRGARRELAGAGQGGAGAERTAPLAGLVAAFIFAVQMLNFPVAAGTSGHLLGGALAAILVGPYTGVLCVSVVLLMQGVLFADGGLTALGVNITDMAIVTTVVAYALFRGLVKVLPRRHRSVTVASFVAALLSVPAAAVAFTGMYALGGTADVSIGKVFTAMVGVHVLIGVGEAVITALTVGAVMAVRPDLVYGARGLAKPLELRTSPLAAPAPVAEPVAPVPATAPRRSVRKVWLAGLAAALVCAGGISYYASASPDGLEKVAHDQGIDKNTKKHATEGSPLAGYSVKDIGNARLAGGLAGVIGVGATLAVGTGIFVVLRRRKAEGAAPAAGVAGESA, encoded by the coding sequence ATGCACGTACCCGATGGATTCATCAATGCGCCGGTGTCGGCGGCGACCGGCGCAGTGGCCGCGGCCGCGATCGCGGTCAGTCTGCGCGGTGCCCGGCGGGAGCTGGCGGGTGCGGGGCAGGGCGGGGCCGGAGCCGAGCGGACGGCGCCGTTGGCCGGGCTGGTGGCGGCGTTCATCTTTGCCGTGCAGATGCTGAATTTCCCGGTTGCTGCGGGCACGAGCGGGCATCTGCTCGGCGGTGCGCTCGCGGCGATCCTCGTGGGGCCGTACACCGGTGTGCTGTGTGTGTCGGTGGTGCTGTTGATGCAGGGCGTGCTGTTCGCCGACGGCGGGCTGACGGCGCTGGGCGTGAACATCACCGATATGGCGATCGTGACGACGGTCGTCGCCTACGCCCTGTTCCGCGGTCTGGTGAAGGTGCTGCCCAGGCGGCACCGGTCGGTGACGGTGGCGTCCTTCGTGGCGGCGCTGTTGTCGGTCCCGGCCGCGGCCGTCGCCTTCACCGGGATGTATGCGCTGGGCGGGACGGCCGATGTGTCGATCGGCAAGGTCTTCACCGCCATGGTCGGTGTGCATGTGCTGATCGGCGTGGGGGAGGCCGTGATCACGGCGTTGACGGTGGGCGCGGTGATGGCCGTACGGCCTGATCTGGTCTACGGGGCGCGGGGGTTGGCCAAGCCGCTGGAGCTGCGGACGTCGCCGTTGGCGGCACCGGCACCGGTCGCCGAGCCGGTCGCGCCGGTCCCCGCCACCGCTCCCCGCCGTTCCGTCCGGAAGGTCTGGCTGGCCGGGCTGGCCGCCGCGCTGGTGTGCGCGGGCGGCATCAGCTACTACGCCTCCGCCAGCCCCGACGGACTGGAGAAGGTCGCCCATGACCAGGGCATCGACAAGAACACCAAGAAGCACGCGACCGAGGGCTCGCCGCTGGCCGGCTACAGCGTCAAGGACATCGGCAATGCGCGGCTGGCGGGCGGGCTGGCCGGTGTGATCGGCGTCGGCGCGACGCTGGCCGTCGGGACGGGCATCTTCGTCGTGCTGCGGCGGCGCAAGGCAGAGGGCGCCGCTCCGGCGGCCGGTGTCGCGGGCGAGAGCGCCTGA
- a CDS encoding esterase/lipase family protein: MSEQQDEKAEQSVGEFTLAGPLSSTPPVSLPYPVPEPDEEWQLPNGFAQVFYGEGNQGITRPVIMADGFNLGPSDLKWLYAGLDRDYPLLSELRRRGRDVILLGFSERSASIVKNAEAAMACIQQTNAEQLGSAGLTVGGFSMGGMVTRYALAKMECEETDHRTRLYFSYDSPHRGAVIPIGLQAFSHFIPLPNPFARQMNSPAARQMLWRHYDPKSGKIGIAPERTEFLRELEELGGWPRIPRTLALANGRGDGTGLAIPPGETMLKVERIYPGTTFYAQAQGKDVIVAELKRRFPKAEKTVTTNGLPELDGAPGGTLRSYGILADMLKKFGAQVDLRHEEVCFVPSVSAVAIRDIDQQKDLYATIDDLDPSESEVDDFLCSSTTTEHTAVTEELGLWLMDRLPD, from the coding sequence GTGTCCGAGCAGCAGGATGAGAAGGCGGAGCAGAGCGTCGGGGAGTTCACGCTCGCGGGCCCGCTGAGCTCCACACCGCCGGTTTCGCTGCCGTATCCGGTCCCGGAACCGGACGAGGAGTGGCAGCTGCCGAACGGTTTCGCGCAGGTCTTCTACGGCGAGGGGAACCAAGGAATCACCCGGCCGGTGATCATGGCCGACGGCTTCAACCTCGGCCCCAGCGACCTGAAGTGGCTCTACGCGGGCCTCGACCGCGACTACCCCCTCCTCAGCGAACTGCGCCGCCGGGGCCGGGACGTCATCCTGCTGGGCTTCAGCGAGCGCAGCGCCTCGATCGTGAAGAACGCCGAGGCCGCGATGGCCTGCATTCAGCAGACCAACGCCGAGCAGCTGGGCAGCGCGGGGCTGACGGTGGGCGGCTTCAGCATGGGCGGCATGGTCACCCGCTATGCGCTCGCCAAGATGGAGTGCGAGGAGACGGACCACCGCACCCGCCTGTACTTCTCCTACGACAGCCCGCACCGCGGCGCCGTCATCCCCATCGGCCTCCAGGCGTTCTCGCACTTCATCCCGCTCCCCAACCCCTTCGCCCGGCAGATGAACAGCCCGGCCGCGCGGCAGATGCTCTGGCGGCACTACGACCCGAAGAGCGGGAAGATCGGGATCGCGCCCGAGCGCACGGAATTCCTGCGGGAGCTGGAGGAGCTGGGCGGCTGGCCGCGTATCCCCCGCACCCTCGCGCTCGCCAACGGCCGCGGCGACGGCACGGGCCTGGCGATCCCGCCCGGCGAGACCATGCTGAAGGTCGAGCGGATCTACCCGGGCACCACCTTCTACGCCCAGGCGCAGGGCAAGGACGTCATCGTCGCCGAGCTGAAGCGGAGATTCCCCAAGGCCGAGAAGACGGTGACGACGAACGGCCTCCCCGAACTGGACGGCGCCCCCGGCGGCACCCTCCGCTCGTACGGGATCCTCGCCGACATGCTGAAGAAGTTCGGCGCGCAGGTCGATCTGCGGCACGAGGAGGTCTGCTTCGTCCCCTCCGTCAGCGCGGTAGCGATCCGCGACATCGACCAGCAGAAGGACCTGTACGCGACCATCGACGACCTCGACCCGTCGGAGAGCGAGGTCGACGACTTCCTCTGCTCCTCGACGACGACGGAGCACACCGCCGTCACGGAGGAACTGGGGTTGTGGCTGATGGACCGGCTGCCCGACTGA
- a CDS encoding TrmH family RNA methyltransferase: MGVSGVIESIKDERIAAARALATRAGRMAAGRCLIEGVSLIRQAVAAGAGLEYVLCAAGADEPALGAELAGAGVPVYAVRDGLMRKITGGTKPVGWVAVAAWSGEVGPAAPYGDFAVVCEGVADPGNLGTIVRTARALGVRDVVLTDEATDLSSRRVLDAARGAVLGCRVRRFADPEGAVASLREAGFQIVVTSPRGSHVQSMAPLRGRKLALVVGSETDGVGAATLAAADLVVQIPMAGAVESLNVGVAAGISIYELRMGMILSMLTDRIRDTLGRNLTLGGHLVRQAFDAHLRRIGDLDSAQAVLLMVLACERSAPLDRLRRDVGVDTEELASLLAPLRDRGYVTTTGDGPDPGGPAEPAAGITAEGERAVAGLWAVQERVEEELYAGFTPEEREQLRDLLHRVQENAIRMAEAGDRDRDRDGDGDGGPPPAR, translated from the coding sequence ATGGGTGTCAGCGGTGTCATCGAATCGATCAAGGACGAGCGGATCGCAGCCGCACGGGCACTGGCCACGCGGGCCGGCCGGATGGCTGCTGGGCGGTGTCTGATCGAGGGCGTGAGTCTGATCCGGCAGGCCGTGGCCGCCGGGGCCGGGCTGGAGTACGTGCTGTGTGCGGCGGGTGCGGATGAGCCCGCGCTGGGTGCGGAGTTGGCCGGGGCCGGGGTGCCCGTGTACGCGGTCCGGGACGGGCTGATGCGGAAGATCACCGGGGGCACGAAGCCGGTCGGCTGGGTGGCCGTCGCCGCCTGGTCGGGCGAGGTCGGGCCCGCGGCGCCGTACGGCGACTTCGCCGTGGTGTGCGAGGGGGTCGCCGACCCCGGCAACCTCGGGACGATCGTGCGCACGGCACGCGCCCTCGGGGTGCGGGACGTCGTGCTCACGGACGAAGCGACCGACCTGTCGTCCCGGCGGGTGCTGGACGCGGCGCGGGGTGCCGTGCTCGGTTGTCGCGTCCGCCGGTTCGCCGATCCGGAAGGCGCGGTGGCGTCCTTGCGGGAGGCCGGGTTCCAGATCGTGGTGACCAGCCCGCGGGGGAGCCATGTGCAGTCGATGGCACCGCTGCGCGGCCGGAAACTGGCGCTCGTGGTCGGGAGCGAGACCGACGGGGTGGGCGCGGCAACCCTGGCCGCGGCCGACCTGGTGGTGCAGATCCCGATGGCCGGCGCGGTGGAATCACTCAACGTCGGCGTCGCCGCCGGCATCAGCATCTACGAACTGCGGATGGGGATGATCCTGAGCATGCTGACCGACCGGATCCGCGACACCCTGGGCCGCAATCTGACGTTGGGCGGCCACCTCGTCCGGCAGGCGTTCGACGCCCATCTGCGCCGCATCGGAGACCTCGACAGCGCCCAGGCCGTGCTGTTGATGGTGCTGGCCTGCGAGCGGAGCGCCCCGCTCGACCGTCTCCGTCGCGATGTGGGAGTGGACACCGAGGAACTCGCGTCCCTGCTGGCCCCGCTCCGCGACCGCGGCTATGTGACCACCACGGGGGACGGTCCCGATCCCGGCGGACCCGCCGAGCCCGCCGCCGGGATCACCGCCGAGGGGGAGCGGGCCGTCGCAGGGCTCTGGGCCGTGCAGGAGCGTGTCGAGGAGGAGCTGTACGCGGGGTTCACCCCGGAGGAGCGGGAGCAGTTGCGCGACTTGCTCCACCGGGTGCAGGAGAACGCGATCCGGATGGCGGAGGCAGGGGACAGGGACAGGGACAGGGACGGAGACGGGGACGGGGGACCGCCCCCGGCGCGGTAG
- a CDS encoding DUF397 domain-containing protein yields the protein MAQAIVWQKSSFSGGQDGPNCVELAVANSSALLRESDAPAQVLSVTPAALAALMRHLRGEAE from the coding sequence ATGGCGCAGGCCATCGTTTGGCAGAAATCTTCCTTCTCCGGTGGGCAGGACGGCCCCAACTGCGTGGAGCTCGCCGTCGCCAACAGCTCCGCGCTCCTCCGCGAGAGCGACGCCCCAGCCCAGGTGCTGTCGGTGACCCCGGCCGCGCTCGCGGCACTCATGCGACATCTGCGCGGCGAGGCGGAGTAA
- a CDS encoding helix-turn-helix domain-containing protein, producing MPARTVTTARQERLGAELRKLRERAGWSIREASEATGIAQTKISTMEAGRVGVSEERVRFLGSQYACGDAAFVDALVAMANERGRGWWEEYRGLVPSGYLDMAELEHHASSLRAFESVSIPGLLQTEEQIRAIFTVTTPQLSDDEIAARVRFRRRRQEFLVRERPARYDVVIHEAALRIKASDSNVARRQLLRILEQSELPQVTLRVVPFAADDFAGLCYPMLYAGGPVPQLDTVLMDTPHGGAFVGAEAQLSRYRGLLCEVEKAALGAIESRDFIQSLVQSM from the coding sequence ATGCCAGCGAGGACCGTCACCACCGCCCGGCAAGAGCGGCTGGGTGCCGAGCTGCGCAAACTTCGGGAGCGGGCAGGTTGGTCGATCCGTGAGGCGTCCGAGGCGACGGGTATCGCACAGACCAAGATCTCCACGATGGAGGCGGGACGCGTCGGGGTGAGCGAGGAACGCGTCCGATTCCTCGGCAGCCAATACGCCTGTGGTGACGCCGCGTTCGTGGACGCGCTGGTGGCCATGGCGAACGAACGTGGTCGCGGCTGGTGGGAGGAGTACCGGGGCCTGGTGCCGTCCGGCTACCTGGACATGGCCGAACTGGAGCACCACGCCAGCAGCTTGCGCGCCTTCGAGAGCGTGAGCATCCCGGGCTTGCTCCAGACCGAAGAGCAGATTCGCGCGATCTTCACCGTGACGACGCCGCAGTTGTCAGACGACGAAATCGCGGCGCGGGTACGGTTCCGGCGGCGCCGTCAGGAGTTCCTCGTCAGGGAACGGCCGGCTCGTTATGACGTCGTCATTCACGAAGCGGCGCTACGCATCAAGGCCAGCGACAGCAACGTCGCCCGTCGGCAGCTCCTCCGCATTCTGGAGCAGTCCGAGCTGCCGCAAGTCACCTTGCGTGTGGTGCCGTTCGCCGCGGACGACTTCGCCGGTCTTTGCTACCCCATGCTGTACGCGGGCGGGCCCGTCCCCCAGCTCGACACCGTCCTGATGGATACTCCGCACGGTGGCGCCTTCGTCGGCGCGGAGGCCCAACTCAGCCGCTATCGGGGCCTCCTTTGCGAAGTGGAGAAGGCCGCGCTGGGGGCCATAGAGTCAAGGGACTTCATTCAGAGCCTCGTACAGAGCATGTGA
- a CDS encoding ATP-binding protein: MPEIADVDATEPWEYSLYIPHDPRAVPITRHTLRLVLTAHGLAGFIEVAELLASELITNAVRHTKGPAALRIHWADGILRIGAWDTDPAPPALALRLTNEVESGRGLDLVHSCADKWGWYPLLSTGDLGKYVWCELAAAA, from the coding sequence ATGCCTGAAATCGCTGACGTCGACGCGACCGAACCCTGGGAATACTCCCTCTACATCCCCCACGACCCCCGCGCCGTCCCCATCACCCGGCACACCCTCCGTCTCGTCCTCACCGCGCACGGCCTGGCCGGGTTCATCGAGGTCGCCGAGCTGCTGGCCAGCGAGCTGATCACCAACGCGGTGCGGCACACCAAGGGGCCCGCGGCCCTCCGCATTCACTGGGCGGACGGCATTCTCCGGATCGGGGCCTGGGATACCGACCCCGCGCCGCCGGCGCTCGCGCTGCGGCTCACCAACGAGGTCGAGAGCGGGCGCGGGCTAGACCTCGTCCATTCCTGCGCCGACAAGTGGGGGTGGTACCCGCTGCTGAGCACCGGCGACCTGGGCAAGTACGTGTGGTGCGAGCTGGCGGCGGCCGCCTGA
- a CDS encoding isochorismatase family protein, whose product MTTLTNRPNTALLVVDVQIAVVEEAHERDAVVANIGSLVEQARREEASVVWVQHSDDELVRGSDGWRIVPELAPGDAEPLVEKHYGDSFEDTALETVLSGLGVGRLVVVGSETDACVRSTLHGAFVRGYDVTLVSDAHTTFDKTAWGAPPPDQVIAHTNLYWSRQAAPGRTAGTVPAKAVDFGPTAAVA is encoded by the coding sequence ATGACCACACTCACCAACCGCCCGAACACCGCACTCCTCGTCGTCGACGTGCAGATTGCCGTCGTCGAGGAGGCTCACGAGCGCGACGCAGTCGTTGCGAACATCGGAAGCCTCGTCGAGCAGGCGCGGCGAGAGGAGGCCTCGGTTGTCTGGGTCCAGCACTCCGACGACGAGCTTGTGAGGGGGAGCGACGGCTGGCGGATCGTCCCCGAGCTGGCTCCGGGCGACGCCGAGCCGCTCGTCGAGAAGCACTACGGCGACTCCTTCGAGGACACCGCCCTTGAGACCGTGCTGTCGGGCCTCGGAGTCGGGCGACTCGTCGTCGTCGGTTCGGAAACCGATGCCTGCGTCCGCTCGACGCTTCATGGCGCGTTCGTCCGGGGGTACGACGTGACCCTTGTCAGCGACGCCCACACGACGTTCGACAAGACGGCATGGGGCGCACCGCCGCCGGACCAGGTCATAGCGCACACGAACCTGTACTGGAGCCGTCAGGCGGCGCCGGGGCGGACGGCCGGGACGGTCCCGGCCAAGGCCGTCGACTTCGGGCCGACCGCAGCCGTGGCCTGA
- a CDS encoding ArsR/SmtB family transcription factor, giving the protein MAIRIHFTADDFARVRFAPRPAPLIELNVALMKMCLPDDALLFGRWRRRLLRSLPPAVGPLRDVVPGDTAPLFLDVFADTLQDGLDTVRATPPALVRSELAHVHASRPAPPPPWIRDLHRGDADAWHVFRRAQQAAFDTVLRPVWPLIQDLHQAEFTRHALTTAERGIAHALTSALPGSQLANGIWELDSPVARTLTLQGRDLVLVPTFHWTGHPLIADPPGGPVHLTYPAGTGLPPTPPGPGGDPHDALSGVLGRTRTELLHRLADPHTTTQLARCLGVSNATASAHTAALRAAGLITTTRTGRSVLHEHTALGSLLVRRGEGGPRSAGPLSVGGSTLRGSKSKCD; this is encoded by the coding sequence GTGGCGATCCGGATCCACTTCACGGCCGACGACTTCGCCCGCGTCCGCTTCGCGCCCCGCCCGGCCCCGCTCATCGAGCTGAACGTGGCCCTGATGAAGATGTGCCTCCCCGACGACGCCCTGCTGTTCGGCCGCTGGCGCCGCCGTCTGCTCCGCTCCCTGCCACCCGCCGTGGGCCCGTTGCGGGACGTGGTCCCCGGGGACACCGCCCCGCTCTTCCTCGACGTCTTCGCCGACACTCTCCAGGACGGCCTCGACACCGTACGGGCCACGCCGCCCGCCCTGGTCCGCTCCGAACTCGCCCACGTCCACGCGTCCCGCCCGGCCCCGCCGCCCCCCTGGATCCGCGACCTCCACCGGGGCGACGCCGATGCCTGGCACGTCTTCCGCCGCGCCCAACAGGCCGCGTTCGACACGGTGTTGCGCCCCGTATGGCCCCTGATCCAGGACCTCCACCAGGCGGAATTCACCCGGCATGCCCTGACCACCGCCGAACGGGGCATCGCCCACGCGCTGACCTCCGCACTCCCCGGCTCCCAACTCGCCAACGGAATATGGGAGTTGGATTCCCCAGTGGCCCGCACCCTCACCCTCCAGGGCCGCGACCTGGTCCTCGTCCCCACCTTCCACTGGACCGGCCATCCCCTCATCGCCGACCCGCCCGGCGGCCCGGTCCACCTGACCTACCCGGCCGGTACGGGCCTCCCGCCCACCCCTCCCGGACCGGGCGGCGACCCCCACGACGCCCTCTCCGGAGTCCTCGGCCGCACCCGCACCGAGCTCCTCCACCGCCTCGCCGACCCCCACACCACCACCCAACTCGCCCGCTGCCTGGGCGTCAGCAACGCCACGGCCTCCGCCCACACCGCCGCACTCCGGGCCGCGGGCCTGATCACGACGACCCGCACCGGACGGTCGGTCCTGCACGAGCACACGGCCCTGGGCAGCCTGCTGGTCCGGCGCGGTGAGGGTGGTCCGAGGTCCGCCGGCCCGTTGTCAGTGGGCGGGTCTACGCTGCGTGGAAGCAAGAGCAAGTGTGACTAG
- a CDS encoding alpha/beta hydrolase family protein: MFGTHTDGYGAHGGVARRTLVTSAAALGAGLMSAGCGAAQGTRNRRGTAQAPTGLVLRLPPPTGPYRDRIGVTALYLVDRSRRDPWEAGIAVREVMVSVFYPARDVGGGHPVAPQMSRGAVEVFRAVDVAVHRLPRKGVDWGATRTHAHTGAPAEPVRRPVLLYTPGGGDARTLGTGTAEELASRGYVVVTVDHPGDAGEVEFPVPRAGRGPVRPTVFRGDPRARPWQFRTMIETRIADLRFVLDQLAALAAGRNPDAAGRAVPAGLGRALDLRRVGVFGHSAGGTAAAQAMDEDRRIRAAVNLEGFLDRPSDTPGREPDPYPVARHGVDRPLLLLGSERFPARRELERSWATLLAQGGGHIRRDRIDGGAHWVFNDYGALAPQLQGAGLMPAEARNALVGTVEPAVSVPQVRHLVHRFFARHLPVRDPGR, encoded by the coding sequence ATGTTCGGCACGCATACGGATGGTTACGGGGCCCATGGGGGCGTGGCCCGGCGGACGCTCGTCACGTCGGCCGCCGCCCTGGGCGCAGGGCTGATGTCGGCAGGATGCGGCGCCGCCCAGGGCACGCGAAACCGGCGCGGAACCGCCCAGGCCCCCACCGGCCTCGTCCTCCGCCTCCCCCCGCCCACCGGACCGTACCGGGACCGGATCGGGGTCACCGCGCTCTATCTGGTCGACCGGTCGCGGCGCGACCCGTGGGAGGCGGGGATCGCCGTACGGGAGGTGATGGTCTCGGTGTTCTACCCGGCCCGTGACGTCGGCGGAGGACATCCGGTCGCGCCGCAGATGAGCAGGGGTGCGGTGGAGGTGTTCCGGGCCGTGGACGTCGCCGTGCACCGGTTGCCGCGGAAGGGGGTGGACTGGGGCGCCACCCGGACCCACGCCCATACGGGCGCGCCCGCGGAGCCCGTACGCCGCCCCGTGCTGCTGTACACCCCGGGCGGCGGCGATGCGCGCACCCTGGGCACGGGGACGGCCGAGGAGCTGGCGAGCCGTGGCTATGTGGTCGTCACCGTCGATCACCCGGGGGATGCCGGTGAGGTCGAGTTCCCGGTGCCGAGGGCGGGGCGGGGGCCGGTCCGGCCCACCGTCTTCCGCGGGGATCCGCGGGCGCGGCCGTGGCAGTTCCGCACGATGATCGAGACCCGGATCGCGGACCTCCGGTTCGTACTGGACCAGTTGGCGGCGCTGGCGGCGGGGCGGAACCCGGACGCGGCGGGGCGCGCGGTGCCCGCGGGCCTCGGGCGGGCGCTGGACCTGCGACGGGTGGGCGTCTTCGGGCATTCGGCGGGCGGCACCGCCGCGGCGCAGGCGATGGACGAGGACCGGCGGATCCGGGCGGCCGTGAACCTGGAGGGGTTCCTGGACCGCCCCTCGGATACACCCGGCCGGGAGCCGGATCCCTACCCCGTCGCCCGGCACGGCGTGGACCGGCCGCTGCTGCTGCTCGGCAGCGAGCGCTTCCCCGCCCGGAGGGAGCTGGAGAGGTCCTGGGCGACCCTGCTCGCCCAGGGGGGAGGGCATATCCGGCGGGACCGGATCGATGGCGGTGCGCACTGGGTGTTCAACGACTACGGCGCGCTGGCTCCGCAGTTGCAGGGCGCCGGGCTGATGCCGGCCGAGGCCCGGAACGCGCTGGTCGGGACGGTCGAACCGGCCGTATCGGTGCCCCAGGTGCGGCATCTGGTGCACCGGTTCTTCGCCCGGCACCTGCCGGTCCGGGACCCCGGCCGCTGA